One genomic window of Pelodiscus sinensis isolate JC-2024 chromosome 14, ASM4963464v1, whole genome shotgun sequence includes the following:
- the SENP8 gene encoding sentrin-specific protease 8 — translation MDPVVLSYVDSLLRQSDVSLLDPPNWLNDHIIGFAFEYFSSDQFQDFSEQVCFVSPEVAQFIKCATSPEEVAVFLKPLCLPHKEVVFLAINDNSNQAAGGTHWSLLVYFRDKNCFAHYDSQRKSNSAHAKQVAGKLETFLGKRGGRVAFVEEKAPAQQNSYDCGMYVICNTEALCQGYFRGLQEPVLQLLTPSYITRRRSEWKALIARLACK, via the coding sequence ATGGACCCTGTTGTTCTGAGTTATGTGGACAGCTTGCTGAGGCAGTCGGATGTGTCCTTGCTGGATCCCCCCAACTGGCTTAATGACCACATCATTGGATTTGCCTTTGAGTACTTTTCTAGTGACCAATTCCAAGACTTTTCCGAACAAGTATGCTTTGTCAGTCCCGAAGTGGCTCAGTTCATCAAGTGTGCCACCAGCCCAGAGGAAGTAGCTGTGTTCCTGAAGCCGCTGTGCCTCCCGCACAAGGAGGTGGTGTTCCTGGCCATCAATGATAATTCCAACCAGGCTGCTGGGGGCACCCATTGGAGCCTGTTGGTTTACTTCCGGGACAAAAACTGCTTTGCTCATTATGACTCCCAGAGAAAGAGCAACTCTGCTCATGCCAAGCAGGTGGCAGGGAAGCTGGAGACATTTCTGGGCAAGAGAGGAGGCAGAGTGGCCTTTGTAGAGGAGAAGGCCCCTGCCCAGCAGAACAGCTATGACTGTGGAATGTATGTGATCTGTAACACAGAGGCTCTGTGTCAGGGGTACTTCAGGGGCCTGCAGGAGCCAGTCCTGCAGCTCCTCACACCCTCATATATCACGCGGCGGCGGTCAGAATGGAAAGCTCTCATTGCCAGACTTGCTTGCAAATGA